One Paenibacillus riograndensis SBR5 DNA segment encodes these proteins:
- a CDS encoding HAMP domain-containing sensor histidine kinase → MKLKIKLPLLFLLMLLILMFSIGLYLKFVFAVYSPIRTTLLDSRYIALLLPIFAIAGCIFFILIIYIHFRIEKPIRRLNTRLGEVNVVHPLPPLALKRKDEIGELYKHFNKMEHRLQLAHREQTDMIAAIAHDLKTPLTSINGFTELLATHKDLPETEKQEYYELIQRKSEYMVELLNDFSSFTKEKLELESMIATPVKATELFEDIAFEYEYELAGLDIELTCRHSFTDSIWLTVNEPMIRRVFGNLFSNAVRYGGKNKLKVYMTGYLREHYAYFQIEDNGIGVPDKDMSSLFLKFFTVDQSRQIQKGGLGLGLASCKSIIEHHGGEIVAYSSEYGGLGIRFSLPLAVQR, encoded by the coding sequence ATGAAACTGAAAATAAAGCTTCCCCTATTATTCCTGCTGATGCTGCTAATTCTTATGTTTTCTATTGGTTTGTATTTAAAGTTTGTCTTTGCAGTATACTCTCCTATACGTACCACCTTGCTGGACTCAAGATATATAGCATTGCTGCTGCCCATATTCGCCATTGCTGGCTGCATATTTTTTATTCTGATCATCTATATTCATTTTCGCATAGAGAAGCCCATTCGGCGTCTGAATACCCGGCTGGGGGAAGTAAATGTGGTTCATCCCCTGCCTCCGCTGGCTTTGAAGCGTAAGGACGAGATCGGAGAACTTTATAAGCACTTCAATAAGATGGAGCATAGGCTTCAACTCGCCCACAGAGAACAAACCGATATGATTGCAGCTATCGCCCACGATTTGAAAACACCCCTGACCTCTATTAACGGTTTTACTGAACTGCTGGCTACACACAAGGATTTACCCGAAACTGAAAAGCAGGAATATTATGAATTGATTCAAAGGAAGTCAGAATATATGGTTGAACTCCTCAATGATTTCTCCAGCTTCACCAAAGAAAAACTGGAGCTCGAATCCATGATAGCTACACCTGTAAAAGCAACAGAATTATTTGAAGACATTGCTTTTGAATATGAGTACGAGCTGGCGGGACTTGACATCGAACTGACTTGCCGCCATTCTTTCACGGACAGTATATGGCTAACGGTCAATGAACCGATGATCCGCCGGGTGTTCGGCAATCTCTTTAGCAATGCTGTAAGATATGGAGGAAAAAATAAGCTGAAGGTGTATATGACCGGATACCTGCGGGAACATTATGCCTATTTCCAAATTGAGGATAACGGAATTGGAGTGCCGGATAAGGATATGTCTTCTCTGTTCCTTAAATTTTTCACGGTAGATCAATCGCGGCAGATCCAAAAGGGCGGACTGGGGCTGGGGCTGGCAAGCTGTAAATCTATTATTGAACATCACGGGGGCGAAATTGTTGCCTACTCCTCCGAATATGGCGGTTTGGGGATCAGATTCAGCCTTCCCCTGGCAGTACAACGCTGA
- a CDS encoding response regulator transcription factor codes for MPKTILVVDDDEEIVKLITKSLRYEQFAVITASSGREALSAVDDHHIDFIVLDIVMPDMNGLDVCRTIRSSYNVPILLLSARDQDIDKIVGLEIGADDYMTKPFSIQELASRIKAHFRKVDRLHKEWGELSPAKEKADAPLILNDKTFEAFLYSRKLDLSAKEFQILSILMRHPNQVLSREQIYENVWGDEYGEINTVTVHIKNIRKKLGPEHNFIKTIWGIGYKYTEREQ; via the coding sequence ATGCCAAAAACGATATTAGTTGTAGACGATGATGAAGAAATCGTGAAACTCATCACCAAGAGCTTAAGGTACGAGCAATTTGCCGTAATCACGGCAAGCTCCGGGAGAGAAGCCTTATCTGCAGTCGATGATCACCATATTGATTTCATTGTTCTGGATATAGTAATGCCTGATATGAATGGACTGGATGTCTGCAGAACTATCCGGTCCTCGTATAATGTTCCCATTCTGTTATTAAGTGCACGGGATCAGGATATTGATAAAATTGTCGGTCTTGAAATCGGCGCAGATGATTATATGACCAAACCTTTCAGTATTCAGGAGCTGGCCTCCAGGATAAAGGCTCATTTCCGGAAAGTGGACAGGCTGCATAAAGAGTGGGGCGAACTTAGTCCCGCTAAAGAAAAGGCCGATGCTCCGCTCATTTTGAATGATAAAACGTTTGAAGCCTTCCTGTACAGCCGGAAGCTCGACTTATCCGCGAAGGAATTTCAAATTTTGTCTATCCTTATGCGTCACCCCAATCAGGTATTGAGCCGTGAGCAGATCTATGAGAACGTCTGGGGAGACGAATACGGAGAAATAAATACCGTAACGGTTCATATCAAAAATATCCGCAAGAAACTGGGTCCTGAACATAACTTTATTAAAACCATTTGGGGCATAGGCTATAAATACACAGAAAGAGAGCAATAG
- the ybaK gene encoding Cys-tRNA(Pro) deacylase: MQVTKTNAMRILDTRKIAYEIHMYDNEDGQIHGTAVAEKVGLPPETVFKTLVAHSGVNLYVFVIPVAEELDLKKAAKAAGEKKIEMLPVKDLLKWTGYVRGGCSPVGMKKLYPTFIDSSAGALATMAVSGGKIGLQMELAPEQLAGVINAGFCELIK; this comes from the coding sequence ATGCAAGTTACCAAAACCAATGCGATGCGGATTCTGGATACCCGGAAAATCGCTTACGAGATCCATATGTATGACAATGAGGACGGCCAGATTCATGGAACAGCGGTAGCTGAGAAAGTGGGGCTGCCGCCGGAGACGGTCTTTAAGACGCTTGTTGCCCATAGCGGGGTGAACCTGTATGTGTTTGTCATCCCGGTGGCCGAAGAGCTGGATCTGAAAAAAGCCGCCAAGGCGGCGGGTGAGAAGAAGATTGAGATGCTCCCGGTGAAGGATCTGCTGAAATGGACCGGCTACGTGCGCGGCGGCTGTTCTCCTGTAGGGATGAAAAAGCTGTATCCTACCTTTATTGACAGCAGTGCCGGGGCGCTCGCAACAATGGCTGTCAGCGGCGGTAAGATTGGCCTGCAGATGGAGCTGGCGCCGGAGCAGCTTGCCGGGGTTATAAATGCCGGATTCTGCGAGCTGATTAAATAG
- a CDS encoding YolD-like family protein → MAKAKVAKRPTRDEFVLEEIGNQLTEAMQEASEILLTVWGKEEQVRGTIVGMDPRTGKVHVSRGEELIKVPFMDIMAMDYPRD, encoded by the coding sequence GTGGCAAAAGCGAAAGTGGCCAAACGGCCGACAAGAGATGAATTTGTGCTGGAGGAAATCGGCAATCAATTAACAGAAGCGATGCAGGAGGCTTCCGAGATTTTATTGACGGTCTGGGGCAAAGAGGAGCAGGTGCGGGGAACGATCGTCGGCATGGACCCGCGAACCGGCAAGGTGCATGTGAGCCGGGGCGAGGAGCTCATCAAGGTTCCTTTTATGGACATTATGGCCATGGATTATCCGAGAGATTAG
- a CDS encoding YfiT family bacillithiol transferase, translated as MDMKYPIGTFQFDDEITSSVTSVWINEIEALPRLLREAVKDLDNEQLETPYRSGGWTVRQVIHHLADSHMNAYIRFKLALTEENPIIKPYDETKWAELSDYKLPIEPSLLLLESLHKRWTTLLHGLTPADMEKTFIHPESGKVSIGKNIGIYAWHGKHHLAHITSLCNRKGW; from the coding sequence ATGGATATGAAATACCCGATTGGCACTTTTCAATTTGACGATGAAATTACTAGCAGTGTTACAAGTGTTTGGATCAATGAGATTGAAGCTTTACCAAGATTATTGCGAGAGGCTGTAAAAGACTTAGATAATGAACAGCTTGAAACACCATATCGTTCTGGAGGATGGACTGTTCGACAAGTCATACATCATCTTGCAGATAGTCATATGAATGCCTACATCCGCTTTAAATTGGCTCTTACAGAAGAAAATCCTATAATTAAACCATACGACGAAACGAAATGGGCAGAGCTATCAGACTATAAATTGCCAATTGAACCATCACTTTTACTCCTCGAATCCTTGCACAAACGCTGGACTACCCTTTTACATGGTCTAACTCCTGCTGATATGGAAAAGACATTTATTCATCCGGAATCAGGTAAAGTTTCAATAGGTAAAAATATAGGAATCTATGCTTGGCACGGTAAGCATCATCTTGCACATATTACTTCTCTGTGTAATCGTAAGGGCTGGTAA
- a CDS encoding SRPBCC family protein produces MIAALQASPQGATAVFERYYKHPVNRVWAMLTDNTLLAKWFPELRVQDLSAGGSMKFDMGDGHFEVMEIKDMILNSILEYTWGNDRVRFELSPDGDGCRLLLIESITEITGHTAKDLSGWHVCLDVIGVLLDGGELNNRKQVWEQWYAEYTRLVADFRQD; encoded by the coding sequence ATGATTGCTGCACTTCAAGCCTCCCCACAGGGAGCAACCGCTGTGTTTGAACGCTATTACAAGCATCCGGTGAACAGGGTATGGGCAATGCTGACGGATAATACGCTGCTGGCTAAATGGTTTCCAGAACTGAGAGTCCAGGACCTGTCGGCAGGCGGGAGCATGAAGTTCGACATGGGGGACGGCCATTTTGAAGTGATGGAAATTAAGGATATGATCTTGAATTCCATCCTGGAGTATACCTGGGGGAACGACAGGGTGCGTTTTGAGCTGAGTCCTGATGGGGACGGCTGCCGGCTGCTGCTGATCGAGAGCATAACCGAAATCACCGGGCATACGGCCAAGGACCTCTCCGGCTGGCATGTCTGTCTCGATGTAATAGGGGTACTTCTGGACGGAGGGGAGCTGAATAACCGCAAGCAGGTATGGGAGCAATGGTACGCCGAGTATACCCGGCTGGTGGCGGATTTCCGCCAAGACTGA